The Geomonas agri genome contains the following window.
CCCTTCAGGAACAGCTTCCCCTCTCCCGCGAAGCGCACCGCCTCTTCCTTGATGGCAGTGGTGCTGGTGAAGACGGTGTCGGCGGCATGAAGCGGCGTGACCAGTGCCAGTTGGCAGATGGTTAGCAAGGCGAGAAATACAGCGAATAGGCCGGCCCGGGGGCGGCGGGTGATGCCGAGAATGGCGGGTGCTGCAGACTGCTGCGCTGGCGAGGTTGTTTCTGAAACGGTCACTGTCCTGGTCATCGACTTTCTCCGTCCTTTATATTTATCTCACTCTTCGAGCAACTCCCGGGGGGAAACGGTGACCTCTGACTTGCGGCAGCACCGGCACAGCTTAAAAAAAAACAGCGCCCTGCTTCTGGCGCTGTTTTTAAGGTGGTGATCCCAAGGGGACTTGAACCCCTGTTACCGACGTGAAAGGCCGGTGTCCTAACCACTAGACGATGGGACCTAACTATGTAGCAGCTTGCAAAGAAGCTGGGGTTGATATGGCTGGGGTACAAGGATTCGAACCTTGGATGACGGAGTCAGAGTCCGTTGCCTTACCGCTTGGCGATACCCCATCGCGAGAGACAAGTTTAATACCAGAACCCGGTTGGCAAAGTCAAGCTTCTTTTTTCGCCCTGGCAGCCTCGGCCCCGGTTTCAATCGCCTTGACGTTGGCGGGGATGAACTTGTGGTTGCGCTCAGGAAGCGCCTGGGAAAGCGCCGCGGCCAGGGACGGGAGCTTTACCGCGTCGGTGAGGGCGGCGTAGGCACCCAGCGCCACCATGTTCACCATGCGCAGATCGCCCAGATCAGTGGCGATGTCGTTCATGGCAACCTGGACGACCTTTATGTCAGTCCGCCCCAGGCCAGAGACGTCGACCAGCGAGGAGTTGACGATAAGGACGCCGCCGGGGCGCACCCGGGCACCGAAGCGCTCCAGGGAGGCCTGGTTCAGCACCACCAGCACCGAGGGCTGCCCGACCACCGGAGAGCCGACCGCGCCGTCAGCGATCACGACCGTGCAGGTGGCGGAACCGCCGCGCTTCTCGACCCCGTAGGCGGGAAAGTAGCTGACGTTCTTCCCTTCATCTATAGCTGCATAGGAGAGCAGGTTGCCCGCCAGAAGTACCCCCTGGCCGCCGAACCCCGCTATCAAGACATCTTTACGCATCCGCGTCCCTCCAGAACATCAGAACCATTTACAGGTTCTATGTTCTACGTTCTAAGTTAGCTGCCCTACGCCTCTTCCTTCTTGAACACGCCCAGCGGGAAGTAGGGGATCATCTCCTCGCCGATCCGCGCATTGGCCTTCAGCGGGTTCATGCCCCAGTTGGTGGGACAGGCGGACAGTACCTCAACAAAGGAGAACCCTTTGCCCTGTGCCTGATACCCGAAGGCCTCGCGCATCACCTTCTTGGCCTCCAGAACGTGCTTGGGCGAGTCCACGGCTACCCGCGCGGAGTAGGCGACGCCGCCCAACTGCGCCATCAGCTCCGCCATCTTGATGGGAGAGCCGTCCTTCGACTTGTCGCGGCCGTAGGGGGAAGTGGAGGTCTTCTGTCCCACCAGGGTGGTCGGGGCCATCTGGCCGCCGGTCATGCCGTAGGTGGTGTTGTTAACGAAGACAACGGTGATGTCCTCGCCGCGGTTGGCGGCGTGGATGATCTCAGCGGTGCCGATGGCGGCCAGGTCGCCGTCCCCCTGGTAGGTGAAGACGAAGCTGTCCGGCCTGGCGCGCTTGACGCCGGTGGCGACCGCCGGTGCCCTGCCGTGGGGAGCCTCGACGACGTCGATATCGAAATAGCCGTACAGGAAGACGGAGCACCCCACCGACGCGACACCGATGGTGCGGTCCTGCACCCCATAGAGGTCCATGGCGTCAGCCACCAGGCGGTGGATGGTGCCGTGGTGGCAGCCGGGGCAGAAATGGGTCTGCACGTCCTTCAAACTCTGCGGTCTTTTAAAAACCTGTTGCATATCGATCAACCCCTTTCCCGGCCTAGCGTGCCGTCTCGTCGTAGTTCTTCCTGATCACTTCGAGCAGCTCCTCCGGTGACGGAAGGGAGCCGGCTCCCGGCGGCCTGCCATAGAAGGAGACCTGCGCGGCGGCGCCTACGCTGAGACGGACGTCCTCGACCATCTGTCCGGTGTTGAGTTCCACCACCAGCACCTTGCCGGCCCTAGCCGCGGTCTGCGCCAGCGCCTGCTCGGGGAACGGGAACAGGGTGACGGGACGGAACAGCCCCACCTTCATCCCCTCGGCCCGCGCCATGGTGACGGCGGTGTGGGCAATGCGGGACACGGAGCCGAAACCGGCGACGATCAAGCGGGCATCGGCCGTCTCGTACTCCTCGGACATGCACTCCTTCTCTTTCATCACCTGGTACTTGGCGTGCAGGTGCCAGTTGTGGGCCTCCAGCTCGCCGTCGCCCAGGAACAGGGACTTGACGACGCGCTGCTCCGCGCCGCTCTTGCCGCGCACCGCCCACCCCTTGGCCGGGAGCTCGCGCACCGGGCGCGGGTTGGGAATGAGCGCCTCCTTCATCTGCCCGATAACGGAATCGCCGAGGAGCATGACCGGGGTACGGTACAGGTCGGCCAGGTCGAAAGCGTGCATGGTGAGGTCGTACATCTCCTGGACGGAGTTGGGAGCAAGCACCGGAATGTGGTAGCCGCCGTGGCCGCCACCTTTCACGCACTGGAAGTAGTCCGACTGGGAGGCGTCGATGCCGCCAAGTCCTGGGCCGGAACGGGAGATGTTGATGATGACGCCGGGAAGCTCAGCTCCGGCCATGTAGGAGATCCCCTCCTGCTTCAAGGAGATGCCGGGACTCGAGGAGGAGGTCATGGCGCGCACGCCGGTAGCGGAGGCGCCCAGGAGCATGTTGATTGCCCCGATCTCGCTTTCGGCCTGGATGAACTCGCCGTTCAGTGGGGGGAGTTCGCGCGAAAGGTATTCCGGAATATCGCTTTGCGGGGTGATGGGATAACCGAAGTAGTAGCGGCAACCGGCTTCGACCGCGCCCATGGCGGCGGCCTCGTTCCCCTTGACAAAAAGCCGTTTAGACAATTGACCCTCCCACAGATCCTGCCTGCCGAGGCACGCCTCGGGCTGTCGACGCCGTCCGGGCCTGCGCCGGGCCGGGTCGATCAATAAGCAGGGAACACATTTTCAGTGTTTGAATTACTTGAAGACAGTTATGGCAACATCAGGACAGATTTCGGCGCAGAGAGCGCACCCGGTGCACTGCTCCTGATTGGGAGCCTCCGCCGGTGCATATCCCTGGATATTGACCTTTTCGCACAGCCTGATCAGCTTCTTTGGGCAAGCAATGGTGCAGATACCGCAACCCTTGCAGCGCATTTCGTCTATTACAATTCTCGGCATGCCTTAAGTCCCCTCATTGTCTCGTGGCCTGCTCAGGCCAAGCAATCAGCGCTGGAAAACTAGCAGAATTTTGTGAAGTCAGTCAACTTTTTTTGTTTACACAAGTGATTTATCACTTGCTTTTAAACCTTTGTATAGTTTAATAATAAGCGTCTCATTTGCGCACCCTAAAACTCTAAAAGGAGGAGCGAAACGATGGCATCATCACTGCTCGAATTGACAGCAACCATTGTCTCTTCACATGCCTCGGTTACAGAGATGTCAGGCGATGATTTGCTTCTTGAACTGCAGAAGGTGCATGGCGCCCTGCAGAAGCTCGAAGTGGAGACCGGCGAGGGGGTGGAAAGGGGCGAAGGCAAGGGCCCTGCCGTTCCCCTGAAGAAGGCCTTCCAGCCTGACCAGATTAGCTGCATGCTCTGCGGCAAAAGTGGGATGAAAACGCTGGCACGCCACCTGGCGCAGGTTCATGGCATCAAGCCCGGCGAGTACCGCAAGCAGTTCGGTATTCCCAGCAACCAGGCCCTGACCGCAAAGAACTTCTCCGAGGCGCGCAGACGGATGGCGCAGGAAAAGGGACTGGCGGACAATCTGGCCAAGGCGCGCGCCGTACGGGCGGCGAAGTTAGCGGCCAAAGGTGGTGCTGAAAAAAAGCCCGCGAAGGTGCCGCGCGCGCCGAAGCAGAAGCAACAGATGAGCGCTTGACCCCAAATGTGATGATACCTGTCTGCTTCCAGTGGGACGGCTCCGGGTTCCCTGAACCCGCCGATGGCGATGCCGAGGGGAGTGCTCCGGCATCGGCCTGAGTCCCACCTGTGCGTGCAGTTTTTAATATATCTATGAAAAAAGCCGCCCTCGGGCGGCTTTTCTTGTTATCACTGCCGGCATAGGTCAAACCTCACCTGCGCGGTGCGACCTTTCTCCTTGCCACGACTCCGGTTTTCCTGGGTCCGCGCCCGGTGCCGCTGGGCACCGTCTTGCGCTTAAGTTTGGACACCTCTTCCGCAGTGAGGTGCCTGAACTCGCCCGGCTTCATCTCACCGATCTCCAGGAAGTCGTAGCGCGATCTCTTCAGACGCACGACGTTCAGCCCCACCGCCTCGCACATGCGCCGCACTTGCCGGTAACGGCCTTCGTGGATGGTGATCGAGATCCAGGAGTTGTTGTCGCTTTCGCTCACCGGGAGCACCTTGGCAGGTGCGGTCATGCCGTCCTCAAGCTTCACCCCTTCGGCCAGCTTCTGGATCTGAGCCGGCGACACGTGGCCGCTCACCCGCACCAGGTACCCCTTGTCGACCTCGTGACTGGGGTGCATCAGCATGTTGGCGAACGTCCCGTCGTTGGTCAGAAGCAGCAGTCCCTCGGTGTTGTAGTCCAGGCGTCCAACCGGGTAGACGCGCTCCTTGACCCCCTTCAAAAGGTCCGAAACGATGGGCCGTCCCTCTGGGTCCTTCA
Protein-coding sequences here:
- a CDS encoding 2-oxoacid:acceptor oxidoreductase family protein — encoded protein: MRKDVLIAGFGGQGVLLAGNLLSYAAIDEGKNVSYFPAYGVEKRGGSATCTVVIADGAVGSPVVGQPSVLVVLNQASLERFGARVRPGGVLIVNSSLVDVSGLGRTDIKVVQVAMNDIATDLGDLRMVNMVALGAYAALTDAVKLPSLAAALSQALPERNHKFIPANVKAIETGAEAARAKKEA
- a CDS encoding thiamine pyrophosphate-dependent enzyme gives rise to the protein MQQVFKRPQSLKDVQTHFCPGCHHGTIHRLVADAMDLYGVQDRTIGVASVGCSVFLYGYFDIDVVEAPHGRAPAVATGVKRARPDSFVFTYQGDGDLAAIGTAEIIHAANRGEDITVVFVNNTTYGMTGGQMAPTTLVGQKTSTSPYGRDKSKDGSPIKMAELMAQLGGVAYSARVAVDSPKHVLEAKKVMREAFGYQAQGKGFSFVEVLSACPTNWGMNPLKANARIGEEMIPYFPLGVFKKEEA
- a CDS encoding 3-methyl-2-oxobutanoate dehydrogenase subunit VorB; the encoded protein is MSKRLFVKGNEAAAMGAVEAGCRYYFGYPITPQSDIPEYLSRELPPLNGEFIQAESEIGAINMLLGASATGVRAMTSSSSPGISLKQEGISYMAGAELPGVIINISRSGPGLGGIDASQSDYFQCVKGGGHGGYHIPVLAPNSVQEMYDLTMHAFDLADLYRTPVMLLGDSVIGQMKEALIPNPRPVRELPAKGWAVRGKSGAEQRVVKSLFLGDGELEAHNWHLHAKYQVMKEKECMSEEYETADARLIVAGFGSVSRIAHTAVTMARAEGMKVGLFRPVTLFPFPEQALAQTAARAGKVLVVELNTGQMVEDVRLSVGAAAQVSFYGRPPGAGSLPSPEELLEVIRKNYDETAR
- a CDS encoding 4Fe-4S binding protein encodes the protein MPRIVIDEMRCKGCGICTIACPKKLIRLCEKVNIQGYAPAEAPNQEQCTGCALCAEICPDVAITVFK
- a CDS encoding MucR family transcriptional regulator, which gives rise to MASSLLELTATIVSSHASVTEMSGDDLLLELQKVHGALQKLEVETGEGVERGEGKGPAVPLKKAFQPDQISCMLCGKSGMKTLARHLAQVHGIKPGEYRKQFGIPSNQALTAKNFSEARRRMAQEKGLADNLAKARAVRAAKLAAKGGAEKKPAKVPRAPKQKQQMSA
- a CDS encoding pseudouridine synthase, with amino-acid sequence MQERLQKILSQAGIASRRESETIIAAGRVAVNGVVVTELGTKADPDTDTITVDDKPITVAEKRVYLLLYKPVGYMTTMKDPEGRPIVSDLLKGVKERVYPVGRLDYNTEGLLLLTNDGTFANMLMHPSHEVDKGYLVRVSGHVSPAQIQKLAEGVKLEDGMTAPAKVLPVSESDNNSWISITIHEGRYRQVRRMCEAVGLNVVRLKRSRYDFLEIGEMKPGEFRHLTAEEVSKLKRKTVPSGTGRGPRKTGVVARRKVAPRR